A stretch of Desulfotalea psychrophila LSv54 DNA encodes these proteins:
- a CDS encoding Smr/MutS family protein: MCDVCGNEIGARIVFCPFCGIKQERELVCKKEYIQRLVNLEHGLPFVEAALKRLDRAVLEAGQQGVTQLTLIHGYGSSGKGGVIREESRKMLDFMWMNGELKKIVFGEDFTKSSGEVRDLIRRYPILGQDRNLNKANRGITLVFF; the protein is encoded by the coding sequence AAGAATAGTGTTTTGCCCCTTTTGTGGGATAAAACAGGAGAGAGAGCTCGTCTGCAAGAAAGAGTATATACAGAGGCTTGTTAATCTTGAACACGGTCTGCCCTTTGTTGAAGCAGCCCTTAAACGCCTTGATAGGGCGGTGCTAGAGGCAGGTCAGCAGGGTGTGACTCAACTCACCTTGATTCATGGCTATGGCTCAAGCGGTAAGGGTGGTGTCATTCGAGAGGAGTCTCGAAAGATGCTCGACTTTATGTGGATGAACGGTGAGTTGAAAAAAATTGTTTTTGGTGAAGATTTTACCAAGAGTAGCGGTGAAGTACGTGATCTTATTCGTCGTTACCCCATACTTGGGCAGGATCGTAATTTAAACAAGGCCAATCGGGGAATTACCCTTGTCTTTTTCTAA
- a CDS encoding FKBP-type peptidyl-prolyl cis-trans isomerase, whose amino-acid sequence MKKKIVAATLGVCLVMPLWAQSAESNNTKLKTFEDKLSYSIGTDIGKSLGELKEQIRFDSLILGLTDTYEGKKGLLSAEEMKQVQQQFVAKMQADQAKKMVEMQKKNKAAGDAFLAANAKKKGVVTTKSGLQYNFVKKGKGVKPALTDIVSVNYTGTLINGTEFDSSIKRGKPVTFPVAQVISGWSEALQLMPVGSSVHLVIPAALAYGDNGAPPVIEPGSVLVFDVDLISIGEEKKATPATAKK is encoded by the coding sequence ATGAAGAAGAAGATTGTTGCAGCAACACTCGGAGTTTGTCTTGTCATGCCTCTTTGGGCCCAGTCAGCAGAGAGCAATAATACCAAGCTGAAGACCTTTGAGGATAAGCTGAGCTATAGTATTGGCACTGACATTGGCAAGTCTTTGGGAGAGCTTAAGGAGCAAATTCGTTTTGACTCCTTGATCCTGGGACTCACCGATACCTATGAGGGAAAGAAAGGTCTTCTTAGTGCTGAAGAGATGAAGCAGGTTCAGCAGCAGTTTGTGGCTAAGATGCAGGCAGATCAGGCTAAGAAAATGGTTGAAATGCAGAAGAAAAATAAAGCCGCGGGTGATGCCTTTCTTGCTGCCAATGCAAAGAAAAAAGGTGTTGTGACCACCAAGTCTGGTCTTCAGTATAATTTTGTGAAAAAGGGTAAGGGCGTAAAACCTGCCCTTACGGATATTGTCAGCGTCAACTATACGGGTACCCTTATTAATGGAACAGAGTTTGACAGTTCTATAAAGAGGGGTAAACCGGTTACATTTCCAGTGGCTCAGGTGATTTCTGGTTGGAGTGAGGCTCTTCAGCTTATGCCCGTTGGTTCATCGGTGCATTTGGTGATTCCAGCAGCCCTTGCCTATGGTGATAATGGTGCGCCTCCGGTGATCGAGCCTGGTTCTGTCCTTGTCTTTGATGTGGATCTTATCTCCATCGGCGAGGAAAAAAAGGCAACTCCGGCTACAGCTAAGAAATAG